The DNA window CACTCGGGTGACGGGATCGGTCAACACCCACACCTGCGCGTCGAACGGCACCGCGCGCCGCACCTCGGCGAGCACCCGCTCGCGCAACGACTTCGCGTCGAGCGTGCCTGCACAGAGCCGTTCGACTCGCTCGAGCACACAGCGCAGCCTAGGGGACCTGGAACGTCCGTTCGGGCTGGTGAGGTATCACCTGTATCGGGATCCCCAGCATTCGGGATGGTCCCGGGTCGCCAGCGGGAGCATGCTGCGAGACATGTTCACCCTCCACATACAGAACGAGATCGCGTCCTTCTCCGCTTGGACGAACGCCTTCGACCGCTACGACAAGGCGCGCCGCGACCACGGGGTGCTCGCGTACCGGATCACCCAGCCAGTCGACGACGAGCACCTCGTCTACATCGAGCTCGACTTCGCCACCCGCGAGGACGCCACGGGGTTCGTCGCGCTGCTGGAGAGGATCTGGCAGACACCGCTCTCCCAGGGCGTCAGCGCCACCCACACCGCACCGGAGCTGCGCGAGGTACGTGTCCAGCAGCAGCTCGTCGTAGCCTGACACCGCACCAGCTCAGGAGTGGGATTCGGCAATCCTGCTTGCGGCCTGACGCACCATCGTCGACAGCTCCGGCGGTGCGACGACCACGGCGTCACCGGCCTGGGCAAGCACGGCGGCGCAGGCCTCGTCGGCGTTCTCGAGGTCCGCCTCGACCACGGACCAACCGTCGACGTCCGACACCACGGGTCCGATGGCCTTGAACCGCCGGACGGCATGGCCACGTACCCGCAGCACGATCCGGTACGACGGAAGGGACGCCTGGAACAGCCGTTGAGCCTCGTCCCAATGCCGGGCCAGATCGAAGTCGCGAGGCCTCGTGAACGCCTCGTCGGTCAACGACGCCGACGTCACCCGGCTCAGTCGATACGTACGCACCGCACCATCCGGTCGGGTCGCGACCAGATACCACGTGCGTGCCTTGGCGACGAGGCCGAGCGGCGCGACAGTGAAGGGTTCCGCCGGATCGCGATAGGTGATCGAGAGACGCCGCTCCGCCCAGATCGCCTGCCGGCAATGGTTCAGCCAGCGCGGCGCCTCCCGGTGGTCGTCCCAGCCCGCGTGGTCGATCAGGAGCCGTTGGCGAGCGAACTCGGCGTCGCGCCGGGCCGGCTCGGGCAGCGTGGCGATGAGCTTGGCCATGGCCTGGTCGCTGGACGCGTCGATGCCCAGATCGGCGAGGACATGCGCGGTCGCGCCGACGAATACCGACATCACCTCGGCCGGCGTGAGGCCGGTGAGGCGGGTCCGGTAGTCGGGGAGGAGCGCCCAGCCGCCACCCCGGCCGCGCACCGAATAGACCGGGACGCCGGCGAGGCTCAGGGCGTCCAGGTCGCGTTGGACGGTACGCGGCGAGACCTCCAGCAGCCGCGCGAGCTGGACCACGGTCGACTGACCGCGGGTCTGCAGGTGCAGCAGGAGTCGGAGGAGCCGTTCGGCACGCACGGATCCACTCTCGCAGAAAAATAAGACATCAGGTGGCGCCTTTTCTTCCTACGGTCGACCCATGAGCGTTGCTGGAGCAGCTGTGGTCGTGGAGGACCTGTGCATGACGTACCGGGCGCCGATCCGGGGGTCGGGGTGGAAGGAGACGCTGGGATCGGTCTTCCACCGGCGCTATCGAGAGGTGCCGGCCGTACGGAACGCCTCGTTCGTCCTCGCCCCCGGTGAGGTCGTCGGCTTCATCGGTCCGAACGGGGCCGGCAAGACGACGACGATGAAGATCCTCTCCGGGCTGCTGCACGCCACGTCCGGGCAGGTACGGGTGCTGGGACATTCGCCGTGGCAGCGCCGGGCGGACTTCCTCCGCCGGATCGCCTTCATCCGCGGGAGCCAGCCAGTGGGTGGACCCCAGGAGCTCACCGTTCTGGACACCCTGCGGTACCAGCGGTTGCTCTACGAGGTTCCGCCGGCCGAGTACCAACGTAGCCTCGACGAGCTCACCGACCTGCTCGACCTCGAGGAGCTGCTGGCGCGCCAGCTCCGAGCCTTGAGCCTGGGCGAGAAGATGCGTGCCGGCCTGGCCCTCTCGCTGGTGTACAGGCCGCAGGTGATGTTCCTCGACGAGCCGACGCTGGGGCTGGACGTCACCGGCGCGACCACGATGCGCCGGTTCGTCGCCGAGTACGCCCAGCAGACCGGCGCGACCGTCCTGCTGACCAGCCACTACCTGGCCGACGTCGCCACGCTGTGCCCGCGGCTCGTTCTCATCGACAAGGGCAGCGTGCAGTACGACGGACGGCTCGACGACCTGGCGGCGAAGCTGTCGCCGTACAAGCTCGTCCGACTGACCGCGCCGAACGCCGACGAGGAACGGCTCCGGCAGGCAGGCGACGTCATCGAGGCGTCGAACGGGACGTGGGTCCTCCGGGTGCCGCGCGAGGACGTCGCCCGAACCACCGCCCGGCTCCTCACCGAGCTCGACGTCGCGGATCTCGCCGTCGAGGAGGCCTCCCTCGACGTGGTCATCGATCGCGCGTACCGGGAGGGCGTCGGATGACCGCCGCCACCCGCTCGATGGCAGGCCGCCTACCGCTCCTGATCGCCCTGCGGATCCGCATGGAGGTGCTCGAGTGGTCCGGCAGCTGGTGGTTCCTGCTCACGTTGGTCGTCCAGGCGATCCTCGGCCCGCTGATCGGCATGTTCGTCTGGTCGGCGGTCTATCCCGACGACCCCTATGTCGCGACCTACTACGTCGCGCTGTTGCTGGTCACCGTGATGACGGAGTCGTTCGAGCAGTTCACGTTCTCCGAGAAGGTGTACGACGGAACGATCAGCCACGACCTGCTGCGGCCGCAGCCAGTCGTCGTCAACGTGATCGGCACCAATCTCGCGATCCGTCTCTGGCTGATGATCATGGGGATTCCCCTTGCACTGTTGACAGGGCTCGCGTTCGGCGTCTCGTTGACCTGGACCGCTGTCCTGGCAGCGGTTCCGGTCTTCGTGCTGGCAGCGACGCTCAGCTTCTGCTGGATCTTCCTGCTTTCCCTCACCGCGTTCTGGACCGAACGCGTGCACGCGATCGTGGGCTTCGGCTGGGCGCTGAACACCTTGCTGGGCGGCACGATCGCACCATTGGCGTTCCTGCCGGGGCCGCTGCGCGAGGTCGGTCAGGTGCTCCCGTTCTACGGAATGCTGGGTCTGCCGGCCGACGTCGCCGCGGGCCGCGTGCACGGCCTGGCCCCGCTGCTCACCGGCCTCGGCTACCAGGCCGCCTGGATCACGGTGTTCGTCGTCGCCGCCGTCCTCCTGTGGCGCGCCGGGGTCCGTCGCTACACGGTGGTGGGCGCATGAAACTGCTCAGGCTCTTCGCCGCCGGGTTCAGCAGATCCGCGCAAGCCACGCTCACGTTCCGGATCAACCTGCTCTTCGACATCGTGCAGTCGGTCATCGGCCTTCTCGCCAGCCTCGCGACCGTGTTCGTGGTGTACGCGCGCACCGACTCGTTGGCCGGCTGGACCGAAGCCGAGGCCTACGTGCTGATCGGCACGTTCCAACTGCTCAGCAGTCTGAAGAGCACGTTCATCGACCCGAACCTCTCCTGGTTTCCGGAGAACGGCATCCGCCAAGGCAAGCTCGACGCGTACCTGCTGCAACCCGCGCCCACGCTCTTCCTCGCCAGCCTGGCCAGGTCCACCCCACTGGCCCTCATCCGGTTCGTCCTCGGCACGGTCGTCATCGTCCTCGGAGTCAGCGGCCAGGGACGACTTCCCACGCCCGGCGCGATCCTGGCCTGGATCGTGACCCTCGCCGCCGCGCTCGCGGTCACCTGGGCGATGGGCGTCCTCCTCGCCTGCCTCGCGTTCTGGGCGCCTCGTCTCCAGCTCGACGTCTTCTACGGCTCCGCATGGGAGCTCGGCCGCTATCCCACCGACATCTACCGCCGGCCCCTGCGCTTCGTCCTCACCTACGTGTTCCCGCTCGCCCTCATCGCCACCGTCCCCACCACCACGCTCCTCGGCGGACCACGCCTCGTGCTCCTGGTGCCCTGCGTGATCGGGGCCGCGATCGCCTGCTGCCTCGCCGTCGGGTGCTGGCGCCTCGGCCTCCGCCGCTACACCGGGGCGACGTCCTGACGTTTCGTCTCCAGCCGAAACTCTGGTCCGCGGCGATGACGACCGTCAGGCTCTCCGTCGTGAGCACTTACGGCGATGTCTTCCGGCGGACCGAGTTCCGCAACCTCTGGATCAGCAGCGCGCTCGGCAACGCGGCGGCGACGATGACGAGCCTGACCCTCGCCACGCTGGTGCACGAGCAGACCGGTTCCGCGCTGCTGAGCGCGCTGATCATGTTCGGCCCGTTGCTCGCGCAGATGCTCGGCGCGACGACCTTGATGTCCGCCGCCGACACCGCCAGCCCGCGGCCGATTCTGGTGTTGCTGGCCCTCGTCACGACCGCTTCGGCCGTGGTGCAAGCCGCGGTTGACATGCCGCCGATGATGCGGCTGCTGGTCACGCTCGCGGTCGCGTACTGCCTGTCGATCGGCGCGGGAGTTCGTTGGGGCTTGCTGAACGACGTGCTGCCGCACGAGGACTTCGTGCTCGGACGTTCGGTGATGAACCTCTCCGTCGGCGCCATGCAGATCGTCGGCTTCGGCGTCGCCGGGATCCTGTTGCAGGTACTGCAGCCGACGCAGGTGTTCTGGCTCGCCGCCGTGCTGTCGTTCGCCGCCGTTCCCGTCCTGCGGTACGGCCTCTCCAAGCGGCCGCCGAGGCGCGCCGCCGCGACGAGCCTGCGCGAGACGTGGCGCGGCAACCGGAAGCTGCTCGCGCACCGCGACACCCGCCTGCTCGTCGTCGCGCTCTGCGTGCCGAACGGGCTGATCGTCGGTTGCGAGGCGCTGTTCGTTCCGTACGCCGGCGACGCCGCGGGCATCCTGTTCGCGACAGGTGCGGCCGGGATGATGTTCGGCGACCTCGCCGCCGGTCGGCTGCTCGGCCAGCGCAGGCGCAAGCGGTGGAACCCGGCGATGCGGATGCTGCTCGCGGTGCCGTTTCTCCCGTTCCTGTTGACACTTCCGGTCTGGCTGGCCGCCGCGCTGGTGGCGATCGGGAGCGTGGGGTACGCGGCATCCCTTGCGCAGCAGGAGGTTCTCGTGAGCGTGACGCCGCCAGAACTGCGCGGCCAGGTCCTGGGACTCGAGTCCGCGCTTCGGATGACGACGTTCGGTGTCTGCGCGGTCGTCGCCGGTGCGGCCGCGGACGTCGCGAACCCCGGCCTGATCATGACGATCTGCGCGGTCGCCTCCCTCACGGTGTCGATCGTGTTGCTCCGCCCGCTGTCCCGCGTCTTGGCCGTCGCGGAGCCGCGCCCGAAGGCGCTGGTCGAAACTGCTTAGGAAATTCTTTGAACCGGTTGGCGGGGTGGGTGCGTGTGCCTGGTGCCGAACGCCAGGAACCGAAGAGGAGAAGCACCATGACACGTACTCGCATCGCCGCCGTTGTCGCCGCCGCCGTGAGCGTTGGCCTGCTCTCCGGTTGCGGCCTGAACCTTCCGAACGCTCTGTCCGCCCAGGGACAGCAGCCTCCGGCCGCGCAGGCCGCCCCCGCGGCGCCGGCCACAGGCACCAAGGTCGTGACCGCCGCGGTCGTCGGTCTGGGTGACGTGCTGGCCGACCAGAACGGGAGAACCCTGTACCTGTTCACTAACGACAAGCGGAACGCCGGGACCTCCGCGTGCGAGGGCGACTGCGCCGAGCAGTGGCCGCCGCTGCTGGTCGAGGGCGGGGTGCAGCTCGAAGGCGTCGACGACAAGCTGCTCGGAACCGCGAAGCGCGCCGACGGCAGCACCCAGGTCACGGTCGGTGGCTGGCCCGCGTACCGCTACAACCAGGACAAGGCGCCGGGTGACGCCAAGGGCCACGGTGTCGGCGGAGTCTGGTTCGCGCTGGGCAAGGCCGGTGAGGCAATGGGCGAGCTGCCCGACCTCGAGGTGCCCGGCGAGCAGCAGGAGCAGCAGCCGGAAGAGCAGCCCGAGCAGGAGCAGCCCCAGCCCCAGCCCGAGCCGGAGCAAGAGCAGCCCGAGCAGGAGCAGCCCCAGGAGCAGGCTCGGCCCGAGCCGCCGACCGACACCCAGGTGAACGTCACGACGATCGACGGTCTCGGCAAGGTCCTTACCGACCAGGACGGCAGGACGCTCTACCTGTTCACCAAGGACAAGAAGAACGCCGGAACGTCCGTCTGCGACGGCGACTGCGCGGAACTGTGGCCGGCGCTGCTGGCCGAGGGCGACGTCGAGCTCGACGGTGTGGACGAGAAGCTGCTGGGTACGGCCGAGCGGTCCGACGGCAGCAAGCAGGTCACGATCGGCGGCTGGCCGGTGTACCGCTACACCAAGGACAAGGCGCCCGGTGACGCGACCGGACACGGTGTCGGCGGAGTCTGGTTCACCATCGAGCCGAACGGCTGCAAGGTCAGCGAGAAGAAGAGCCCGACCAACAACAGCAGCGACGACGAGTCGACCGACGGCAGCGGTGGGTACACGTACTGAGGCGTCGCTAGACTGCCGACGGTCCGGACCCATCTGTTGAAGGAGCCGACCCCCGATGGCCTTCCTGAGCCGCAAGCGTGACGCGGCGGCCGACGAAGCGCTCATCAGGTCGCTCTACGAGGAGCACGGTCGAGCAGTGCTCGCGTACGCCACCCGCCTCACCGGCGATCGGGCAGCCGCCGAGGACGTCGTCCAGGAGACGCTCGTCCGGGCCTGGAAGCATCCCGAGTCGCTGACGAACGGCAAGGGTTCCGTACGCGGGTGGCTGCTGACCGTGGCCCGCAACATCATCACCGATCGCCACCGCCGGCGGGCGGCCCGCCCGCAGGAGGTGGAGGGTCACGAGAACGTCCCGGCGGTCGAAGCAGACCACGCCGACCAGGTGGTCGACCAGGTCGTCGTCGGAGACGCCCTCGAGAAGCTGTCACCAGAACATCGCGAAGTTCTCACCGAGATCTACTACCGCGGCGCCACCGTCACCGAGGCGGCCCAGGCGCTGGGCGTACCGCCAGGAACCGTGAAGTCCCGCACGTACTACGCCCTTCGGGTGCTCCGTGACAGAGCACTCGCGGGGCGTCCCGTCACCGCGGAGGAGGTGGCCAGATGACTCAGCACGACCCAGAGGCGATCGGGGCATATGTCCTCGGAGCGCTCGATGCGGAGGACGTTCCCGCGCTGGAGCGGCACCTGGCGACCTGCCCGCAGTGCCAGGGCGAGTACGCGGCCATGCAGGAGGGACGGATGGCGCTGCACGAGCTGCCGCCGGAGGCGCTCCTCGACGGTCCGCCGGAGGGCGGCGACCTGCTGCTGCAGCGGACGCTGCGGACCGTTCGGACCGAACGCGGCGCGACCGTGAAGCGGCGGACGCTGGCCATCGCGCTCGCGGCCGCCGCGGTGGTGGTCATCGGCGTCGGGGGAGGCGCCGTGGTGGGACGGGTCACCGCGCCGGACAAGGTGATCACGCAGCCGGCACCGACACCGACACCGACACCGGTGCCGGGGACGAGGCAGGTCGAGGCCACCGACGCCGCGACGGGCGCGAGCATGGACCTGACGGTCGTGCCCGCTGCCGGCTGGGTGCGCATCACCGCGGACGTCGCCGGCATCCCGCAGGGCGAACGGTGCCGGATCTACGTCGTCGCCCGCGACGGCAAGCGCGAGCTGGTGGGCAGCTGGCTCGTCTCCGAGACCGGCGCCGCCAAGGGCACCGTGCTCTCCGGCCAGGCGCTCATCGCGCCCGACCAGGTCGCCGGCGTCGAGGTCGAGAACTACTCGGGCCGGAAGTTCGTCCGCGCCAACATCTAGTGATCATGAACGTGATCATGAAGGCGTACCCGTCGTATACGACTAGTTTCCCTTCATGATCACGAACATGATCACGGCCGGGTGGGTGGCGTGGAGCCGGTGGATCAGGCGAGGTCGAGCGGGCCGGACACGGCCGCGATCGGTTGGCTGGCGGGTACGCCGGAGCCGTCCCGCTTGCCAGTCGGCTCGGGCAGCTCCACCGCCGCGCCACTTGCCGCCGCGGCCTTGGCTGGCGCGGGGCCGGCCCAGGCGAGCTGCAGCAGGTCCTCGCCGCGCAGGAAGCGGTGGCACCGTACGCCACCGGTGGCGCGGCCCTTCGGCGGATACTCCGCGTACGGGGCCACCTTGACCGAGCCCGCGTCCGTCCCCGGCAGCGCCGAGTCCGACCCAGCGACGGTCACCACGACCCCGTCCCGTCCGCCGTCGACGGCACCGAAGAACACCACGAGTGCCTTGCCAGTAAGGCGAATCCCCGCCATGCCGCCGGCCGTTCGACCCTGCGGCCGCACCGCCGACGCCGAGAACCGCAGCAGCTGCCCGTCGTTAGTGATGAACACGAGGTCTTCCTCGCCGGTCCGCAGCTCCGTCGCGCCGACCACCGTGTCGCCGTCCTTGAGCCCGATGATCTCCCACGAGTCGCGGTTGGACAGGTGGTCCGGCACGACCCGCTTCACCACGCCCTGCGCCGTGCCCACCGCGAGGCCGGGGGAGTCCGGCTCGAGGGTGGTGAGGCACAACGGACGTTCGCCGCTCTCCAGCGACACGAACTCCGAGATCGGCGCGCCGCCCTGCAGGTTGGGCGCGTTCGCGGTCGGCGGCAACGCCGGCATGTCCAACACACCAAGGCGAATCAGCCGACCCTGGCTGGTCACGACACCGACCTGACCGCGCGCGGTCCCGCGTACGGCCGACAGCACGACGTCGTGCTTCGCCCGCTCGCCCTCGACGCCCAACGGCTCCGCGTCGGTCGTCCGCGCCAGCAGCCCGGTCGACGACAGCAGCACCCAGCACGGGTCGTCCGCGACCTCGAGCGGCACCGCGCTCTTCACCACCTGGCCGGCGGACTCGAGCAGAATCGTCTTGCGGGGCGTGCCGTACGCCTTCGCCACGTCGGCGAGCTCGTCGGACACGATGCCCTTGAGAAGGTTCTCGTCGGCGAGGATGCCGCGCAGCTCGTCGATCGTCCGCTGCAGCTCGTCCTTCTCCTTCTCCAGCTCGATCCGGGAGAACTTCGTCAGCCGCCGCAGCTGCATGTCCAGGATGTACTGCGCCTGCACGTCGGACAGGTCGAAGACGCCCATCAGGCGTTCCTTCGCGATCGACGCGTCGTCGCTGGAACGGACGATCTGGATGACCTCGTCGATGTCGATGATCGCGATCAACAGGCCGTCGACGAGATGCAGCCGGTCGGAGGCCTTGGTGAGCCGGAACTCGGTCCGCCGCCGCACGACGTCGTACCGGTGCCCGAGATAGACCTCGAGCAGTTCCTTCAACCCGAGCGTCCGCGGCTGCCCGTCCACGAGAGCGACGTTGTTGATGTTGAACGACTCTTCCATTGGCGTGACCTTGAAGAGCTGTTCGAGCAATGCCTCAGGGTGGAAGCCGTTCTTGATCTCGATGACCAGTTGCATGCCGCGCTCGCGGTCGGTGAGGTCCTTGAGGTCGGCGATGCCCTGCAGCTTCTTGCTCTGGACGAGCGTCTTGATCCGTTCGATGACACGTTCCGGGCCGACGTTATAGGGCAGCTCGGTGACCACGATGCCCTTGCGACGTGGAGTGACCGCGTCGATCCGCGTGGTCGCGCGCATCTTGAACGCGCCCCGCCCGGTCTCGTACGCGTCGCGGATCCCGTCCAGCCCGACGATCTTGCCGCCGGTCGGCAGGTCGGGGCCGGGGATGAAGCGCATCAGGTCGTCGAGCGTCGCGTCCGGCCGCTTGATCAGGTGCCGCAGGGCCTGCACGACCTCGATCAGGTTGTGCGGCGCCATGTTCGTGGCCATGCCGACCGCGATGCCCGCGGCGCCGTTCACCAGTAGGTTGGGGATCGCGGCCGGCAGGACGACCGGCTCGCTCTCCTTCGCGTCGTAGTTGGGCTTCCAGTCGACGGTGTTCTCTTCGAGGGAGCCGACCATCGCGAGTGCCGGCGGCGCCAGCCGGCACTCGGAGTACCGCATCGCGGCCGGGCCGTCGTCCGGCGATCCGAAGTTGCCGTGGCCGTCGATGTACGGAACGCGCATCACCCAGTGCTGCACCATCCGCACCAGCGCGTCGTAGATCGCGCCGTCGCCGTGCGGGTGCAACTTACCCATGACCTCACCGACGACCCGCGCGCTCTTCACATGCGCACGATCGGGGCGCAGCCCCATGTCGGACATCGTGTAGAGGATGCGCCGCTGGACCGGCTTGAGCCCGTCCCGCGCGTCCGGCAGCGCGCGGGCATAGATCACCGAGTACGCGTACTCGAGGAAGCTCTTGCGCATCTCCTCGCCGACGTCGGTGTCGACGATCTGCTCCTCGAAGTCCTCGGGGAGCTCGGCGGTCTTGGTTCGGCGCGGCATCTGTAGTCCAACACTCCTTGCGGTCAGCGGCCTGCCTATTGTCCCCGGCCAGCGCCGGGGACCACGGTACGAAACGCTGTGTCGTGGGTCATCGGGCGAGTACGGGTGCCCGATATGTCCCGAACACGTGCCGCTCGGCGACCGACCACGCGGTGGTCGTCAGCAGATAGAGCGCGGCGGCGAGCGGAACGAACGCGGCGGCCACGACCGTGCCGAACGGAGCCAGCCGGGACAACGTCCCCATCATGCCCTGCATGGACCGCGCCAGCTCCGGCGACACGTTGTCGGGCATCGCGGTCGGGGTGAGCGCCATGGCCTGCTTGGCCTGCTTCGACGACCACCACGCGACCGCCGCGAGTAGGACGAACAGCGCGCCGAACACGAGCAGGTCGGGCGGCAGCAGTCCGGTCGCGAGGTCGGCGAGCCACCTGTCGCCGAGCGGGACGCCGAGCAGGGTGTGGGTGAGCAGCAGGTTGGCCTGCCCGTTCACGGTCGGGGTGAGGAAGAGCCGGTACATCACCATGAAGATCGGCGCCTGCGCGAGCAGGGGGAGGAAGCCGGCGAACTGCGAGGTCTGGTGGTGCTGGCGGAGGTCGTTCAGCTCCTTCTTCAGCCTCGCGGGGGAGCTCTTGAACTGCTTGCGGAGCTCGAGCTCTCTCGGTCGCATCGCCAGGCGAGCCTTGGTGGCGCGCGCCGCGCGGTAGCTGAGGGGGAGGAGGAGAAGTCGTACGGCAATCGTGACCAGCACGATCGCGCCGGCGGTCGAGGCGTCGCCGAGGATGGGGTGCAGCACATCGCCGACGGCCGCGACCACACGGGAGGCGACATCGACGGCAGGGTCGAGGAAGGTGAGCACGGTGGTGCCTTTCGAGAGCTGGGGTGGTCAGGGCTGCTTCAGAAGCAGGAACGCCCGGACGGTGCTCTCGGACGCGGCCTTCCGGCGGCGTCGGGATCGGTCTGCGGAACGAGCACGGTCGACTCGATGTGGCGACGGTCGAGCGTGACGACTCGTTGGGTGCGGCTGACGACTACGGTGGCCCGCGCTGCGCCGCGGACGGCGCCGAGTACGAGCACGCCGACCAGGACCGCCGCCGAGAGGGCGAGCAGGCCGGTCGGAGTGGCCAACAGCTCGAGCACGACGCCAGCATAGCCCGGTCCCGTAGTCTATTCGTGTAGACGCATCTGGTCAGGAGGGCTCGTGGTCAAGCGGGACGAGGTGGCACGGCGCGCGGGGGTGTCGGCCGCGGTGGTCAGCTACGTGATGAACAACGGGCCACGCCCGGTCGCGGACGCCACCCGGCAGCGCGTGCTGGCCGCGGTGGAGGAGCTCGGCTACCGCCCGAACGGTGTCGCCCGGGCCCTGCGGTCCCGGCGTACGTGGTCGATCGGCCTGGTCGTGCCGGACAACTCCAACCCGTTCTTCGCCCAGCTCGCGCACGCGATCGAGGACGAGACGTTCGCCCGCGGGTACTCGCTTCTGGTCGGCAACGCGTCCGGCGACGCGGCGCGGGTGGAGAGCTACCTACGAACGTTCCAGGACCGGCAGGTCGATGGTCTGATCGTGGTGACGAACGGACCGACGGAAGACCTGGCGCGCACCTACGAAGGTCGGGTGCCGCTGGTGATCGTCGTGGATCAACCGGTCCGCGGACTAGCCGCTTCGACGGTGAAGGTGGACAACAAGGAGGGGGCACGGCTCGCGACCGAGCACCTTGTGTCGCATGGCTTCACCCGAATTGCCTGCATCGCCGGTCCGCGCGACAGTGCGCCCGGCAGGGAGCGGTACGAAGGGTGGCAGACGGCCCTGCGCGCTGCCGGGTTGGCGGCACCGGACTCGCTGGTGCGCTGGGCGGAGTTCAGCCTGCGCGGTGGTGCCGAGGCTGTGCGGGAGCTGCTGGATTCTTCGCCTGCTCCGGAGGCGGTCTTCGCGGCCACCGACCTGCAGGCGATCGGTGCGCTGCGCGGGACCGCGGATGCGGGCGTCTCCGTACCCGACGGGCTCGCCATCGTCGGCTTCGACGGAATCGCGGAGGCCGAGTACACCGTGCCGAGGCTCGCGACCGTGCGCCAGCCGGTGGGGCTGATGGGGCGACGGGCGGTCGAGTTGCTGTTCCGGGAGAACGGAGGCGACCAGGTGCACGAGGTGTTCCCGCTCACGCTGGTGTCCCGTGGGACCTGCGGCTGCCCCGAACGTTAGAAACGCTCGGAGGGCCCACGCTCGTGGACCCTCCGATCACTCAGTTCTCCGCTCGGTTGCGTCGGCGCAGGCCGACGAATCCCGCACCCAGCAAGGTGATTCCGGCGAGGGCGCCGCCGGCGACCTGCACCTTGGTCCAGTCCTGCTCGACGGCCGCTGCCTTCTGCGGGGTCTTGGGTGGTGTGACAACGGGCGTCGGCTTCGCTTCCGGGCGACAGGGCTCGACGACGACCTCCGGGTGGTCGTACAGGGCGTCTCCCGGTCGGAGACAGCGTTCGTTGGTCGGCGCGTAGTCGCGGAGTTCGGTCGGCTCGTCCGGGACGGCCATCGCCGGGGTGGCGAAGGTCACGCTGGCCAGGACGGCGGCGAACGCCAAGCCGAGGACGGTCTTCGTGGACATCGCAGTGCTCCTTGGTTCGTGGTGGGTGCTGACACCAAGGACTCTGCGAGCTAAGGGGGCGGTGGGAGATCGGGGAGCAACCCTCAGATCGGGCCTCGTTCTCCTCAGCTGGTCAACCGGCGGGCCAGGGCGGCGAGCTCGTGCCGGTTCGTGGTGTCGGTCTTGCGCAGCAGGTTGGAGATGTGCACGCTGACCGTCTTCTCGCTGATGAACAGCGCAGTGCCGATCTCGCGGTAGGAGCGGCCGGCGACCAGGTGGGCGAGGATCTCCCGTTCGCGTTTGGTGATGCCGCGGAACCGTTCGTCGTCCGTGGGCGTGGGGCCGCGGGGGACGTCGAGAGAGACACGGGCGAGGGTGGCGAACGCGGCCGCATCCTGCTGCAG is part of the Tenggerimyces flavus genome and encodes:
- a CDS encoding DNA gyrase/topoisomerase IV subunit A, which codes for MPRRTKTAELPEDFEEQIVDTDVGEEMRKSFLEYAYSVIYARALPDARDGLKPVQRRILYTMSDMGLRPDRAHVKSARVVGEVMGKLHPHGDGAIYDALVRMVQHWVMRVPYIDGHGNFGSPDDGPAAMRYSECRLAPPALAMVGSLEENTVDWKPNYDAKESEPVVLPAAIPNLLVNGAAGIAVGMATNMAPHNLIEVVQALRHLIKRPDATLDDLMRFIPGPDLPTGGKIVGLDGIRDAYETGRGAFKMRATTRIDAVTPRRKGIVVTELPYNVGPERVIERIKTLVQSKKLQGIADLKDLTDRERGMQLVIEIKNGFHPEALLEQLFKVTPMEESFNINNVALVDGQPRTLGLKELLEVYLGHRYDVVRRRTEFRLTKASDRLHLVDGLLIAIIDIDEVIQIVRSSDDASIAKERLMGVFDLSDVQAQYILDMQLRRLTKFSRIELEKEKDELQRTIDELRGILADENLLKGIVSDELADVAKAYGTPRKTILLESAGQVVKSAVPLEVADDPCWVLLSSTGLLARTTDAEPLGVEGERAKHDVVLSAVRGTARGQVGVVTSQGRLIRLGVLDMPALPPTANAPNLQGGAPISEFVSLESGERPLCLTTLEPDSPGLAVGTAQGVVKRVVPDHLSNRDSWEIIGLKDGDTVVGATELRTGEEDLVFITNDGQLLRFSASAVRPQGRTAGGMAGIRLTGKALVVFFGAVDGGRDGVVVTVAGSDSALPGTDAGSVKVAPYAEYPPKGRATGGVRCHRFLRGEDLLQLAWAGPAPAKAAAASGAAVELPEPTGKRDGSGVPASQPIAAVSGPLDLA
- a CDS encoding YidC/Oxa1 family membrane protein insertase, with product MLTFLDPAVDVASRVVAAVGDVLHPILGDASTAGAIVLVTIAVRLLLLPLSYRAARATKARLAMRPRELELRKQFKSSPARLKKELNDLRQHHQTSQFAGFLPLLAQAPIFMVMYRLFLTPTVNGQANLLLTHTLLGVPLGDRWLADLATGLLPPDLLVFGALFVLLAAVAWWSSKQAKQAMALTPTAMPDNVSPELARSMQGMMGTLSRLAPFGTVVAAAFVPLAAALYLLTTTAWSVAERHVFGTYRAPVLAR
- a CDS encoding DUF6412 domain-containing protein → MLELLATPTGLLALSAAVLVGVLVLGAVRGAARATVVVSRTQRVVTLDRRHIESTVLVPQTDPDAAGRPRPRAPSGRSCF
- a CDS encoding LacI family DNA-binding transcriptional regulator; this translates as MVKRDEVARRAGVSAAVVSYVMNNGPRPVADATRQRVLAAVEELGYRPNGVARALRSRRTWSIGLVVPDNSNPFFAQLAHAIEDETFARGYSLLVGNASGDAARVESYLRTFQDRQVDGLIVVTNGPTEDLARTYEGRVPLVIVVDQPVRGLAASTVKVDNKEGARLATEHLVSHGFTRIACIAGPRDSAPGRERYEGWQTALRAAGLAAPDSLVRWAEFSLRGGAEAVRELLDSSPAPEAVFAATDLQAIGALRGTADAGVSVPDGLAIVGFDGIAEAEYTVPRLATVRQPVGLMGRRAVELLFRENGGDQVHEVFPLTLVSRGTCGCPER